Sequence from the Paenibacillus riograndensis SBR5 genome:
TAAGAAGGGGTTGTACGGGGGTTAATGCAGCAATAGAAATATGCAGCCAGCCGGTGCGGGCAGGAATCAGGCTTCAGGCTTCCATTTTGAGCATTACCAGTTCTTCGACAGGCTCGCCATTCACCAGATGCTCTTCCACGATACGTTCCACATCATCTGTAGTCACATTGTAATACCAGATGCCGTCGGGATAAACAATCACAAAAGGGCCGTTGCCGCACAGGCCGAGGCAGCTGGTTTTGTTGATTTTGA
This genomic interval carries:
- a CDS encoding (2Fe-2S) ferredoxin domain-containing protein, whose product is MNMRLKVLKKHLLFCCSEHCNNQDVEDVMQEFKEQLVEKGINKTVKINKTSCLGLCGNGPFVIVYPDGIWYYNVTTDDVERIVEEHLVNGEPVEELVMLKMEA